One region of Ptiloglossa arizonensis isolate GNS036 chromosome 8, iyPtiAriz1_principal, whole genome shotgun sequence genomic DNA includes:
- the LOC143150490 gene encoding acyl-CoA Delta-9 desaturase isoform X2 has translation MEEPGVGAREFTSLARDAVFTACIDFVGTSCFDGPQGRLTDFASFAQNRRSTDDDLECRSKERMAPNVTSTPTGVLYEGETLDEINTDETSKVNYVRRIVWRNVLAFSYLHLGALYGVYLIFTSAKLATTVFAFFLYVVSGLGITAGAHRLWAHKAYKAKWPLQLLLMIFNTIAFQDAAVDWARDHRLHHKYTETNADPHNAKRGFFFAHVGWLLCRKHPDIKERGKGIDISDLRRNPILAFQKKYYKIIMPLLCFVMPTVVPVVCWNETWSNAYFVPAILRYVFTLNITWLVNSAAHLFGNKPYDRFINPSENKSVAITAFGEGWHNYHHVFPWDYKTAELGDYKLNITTAFIDFFAKLGLAYDLKMVPREVVQKRVERTGDGSHDVWGWGDKDQTQEDKDQTMVTHIQKKEH, from the exons ATGGAAGAGCCAGGTGTCGGTGCTCGAGAATTCACGAGTCTAGCCAGGGACGCTGTTTTTACCGCTTGTATCGATTTCGTTGGGACGTCCTGTTTTGACGGGCCGCAGGGGAGGTTAACCGATTTCGCGTCGTTTGCACAGAACAGAAGGAGTACGGATGATGACCTAGAATGTAG AAGTAAAGAAAGAATGGCGCCGAACGTCACGAGCACGCCGACGGGAGTATTGTACGAAGGAGAAACGCTCGATGAGATCAACACGGATGAAACGTCAAAAGTAAATTACGTGAGACGCATCGTCTGGAGAAACGTACTGGCCTTTTCGTACCTTCATCTAGGAGCGCTTTACGGAGTGTACCTTATCTTCACTTCCGCTAAATTGGCGACAACCGTTTTCG CGTTCTTCCTGTATGTAGTTAGCGGTTTGGGGATCACAGCCGGCGCTCACAGATTATGGGCGCACAAAGCGTACAAGGCAAAATGGCCACTCCAGTTGCTGCTAATGATTTTCAATACCATAGCCTTCCAA GATGCGGCGGTCGATTGGGCCAGGGATCACAGACTTCACCATAAATACACCGAAACGAACGCGGATCCCCATAATGCGAAGAGAGGATTTTTCTTCGCACATGTGGGTTGGCTGCTGTGCAGAAAACATCCGGATATCAAGGAAAGGGGAAAAGGAATCGATATCAGTGATCTGAGAAGGAATCCCATACTCGCGTTCCagaaaaa GTACTACAAAATTATCATGCCCCTGTTGTGTTTCGTCATGCCAACTGTTGTACCAGTTGTATGCTGGAACGAGACGTGGTCGAACGCTTACTTCGTACCCGCGATTTTGCGCTACGTTTTCACACTGAATATCACGTGGTTGGTTAACTCCGCGGCTCATCTGTTTGGGAACAAACCGTACGACAG ATTCATCAATCCTTCGGAGAACAAGAGTGTGGCGATCACGGCATTCGGCGAGGGTTGGCACAACTACCACCACGTGTTCCCATGGGACTACAAAACAGCCGAGCTGGGCGATTACAAGTTAAATATTACAACAGCTTTCATCGACTTTTTCGCGAAACTCGGTCTAGCGTATGATCTAAAAATGGTACCCAGGGAAGTGGTGCAGAAACGGGTGGAGAGAACCGGTGACGGATCCCACGATGTCTGGGGCTGGGGTGACAAGGATCAAACGCAAGAAGACAAGGACCAGACAATGGTGACGCATATTCAGAAAAAGGAGCACTAG
- the LOC143150490 gene encoding acyl-CoA Delta-9 desaturase isoform X3: protein MAPNVTSTPTGVLYEGETLDEINTDETSKVNYVRRIVWRNVLAFSYLHLGALYGVYLIFTSAKLATTVFAFFLYVVSGLGITAGAHRLWAHKAYKAKWPLQLLLMIFNTIAFQDAAVDWARDHRLHHKYTETNADPHNAKRGFFFAHVGWLLCRKHPDIKERGKGIDISDLRRNPILAFQKKYYKIIMPLLCFVMPTVVPVVCWNETWSNAYFVPAILRYVFTLNITWLVNSAAHLFGNKPYDRFINPSENKSVAITAFGEGWHNYHHVFPWDYKTAELGDYKLNITTAFIDFFAKLGLAYDLKMVPREVVQKRVERTGDGSHDVWGWGDKDQTQEDKDQTMVTHIQKKEH from the exons ATGGCGCCGAACGTCACGAGCACGCCGACGGGAGTATTGTACGAAGGAGAAACGCTCGATGAGATCAACACGGATGAAACGTCAAAAGTAAATTACGTGAGACGCATCGTCTGGAGAAACGTACTGGCCTTTTCGTACCTTCATCTAGGAGCGCTTTACGGAGTGTACCTTATCTTCACTTCCGCTAAATTGGCGACAACCGTTTTCG CGTTCTTCCTGTATGTAGTTAGCGGTTTGGGGATCACAGCCGGCGCTCACAGATTATGGGCGCACAAAGCGTACAAGGCAAAATGGCCACTCCAGTTGCTGCTAATGATTTTCAATACCATAGCCTTCCAA GATGCGGCGGTCGATTGGGCCAGGGATCACAGACTTCACCATAAATACACCGAAACGAACGCGGATCCCCATAATGCGAAGAGAGGATTTTTCTTCGCACATGTGGGTTGGCTGCTGTGCAGAAAACATCCGGATATCAAGGAAAGGGGAAAAGGAATCGATATCAGTGATCTGAGAAGGAATCCCATACTCGCGTTCCagaaaaa GTACTACAAAATTATCATGCCCCTGTTGTGTTTCGTCATGCCAACTGTTGTACCAGTTGTATGCTGGAACGAGACGTGGTCGAACGCTTACTTCGTACCCGCGATTTTGCGCTACGTTTTCACACTGAATATCACGTGGTTGGTTAACTCCGCGGCTCATCTGTTTGGGAACAAACCGTACGACAG ATTCATCAATCCTTCGGAGAACAAGAGTGTGGCGATCACGGCATTCGGCGAGGGTTGGCACAACTACCACCACGTGTTCCCATGGGACTACAAAACAGCCGAGCTGGGCGATTACAAGTTAAATATTACAACAGCTTTCATCGACTTTTTCGCGAAACTCGGTCTAGCGTATGATCTAAAAATGGTACCCAGGGAAGTGGTGCAGAAACGGGTGGAGAGAACCGGTGACGGATCCCACGATGTCTGGGGCTGGGGTGACAAGGATCAAACGCAAGAAGACAAGGACCAGACAATGGTGACGCATATTCAGAAAAAGGAGCACTAG